A window of the Dickeya dianthicola NCPPB 453 genome harbors these coding sequences:
- a CDS encoding O-antigen ligase family protein, with translation MPAVFIAGLIAVAILGNARIVEKQEQNASDNNVLSYRDVIWSSAFDVFKQHPLFGVGKENFEKIDINKWPDKPQFTHVSHAHNIFINVLAENGTWGAFWVFSLFGAMGVTLMRYIPKKNALPVSWLSWGAACSALVVTLVVGLVNTTFHHEHANLSVLCFALWLSQYRYDRQRFI, from the coding sequence TTGCCTGCTGTCTTTATCGCCGGGTTAATTGCAGTTGCCATTCTCGGTAATGCGCGCATTGTGGAAAAACAGGAGCAAAATGCTTCAGATAACAATGTATTAAGTTATCGCGATGTTATCTGGAGTTCAGCTTTTGATGTATTCAAGCAGCATCCCTTATTTGGTGTCGGGAAGGAAAATTTCGAGAAGATCGACATCAACAAATGGCCGGATAAGCCACAATTCACTCACGTTTCTCATGCCCATAACATATTTATCAACGTGCTGGCGGAAAACGGCACCTGGGGCGCCTTTTGGGTCTTCAGCCTGTTTGGTGCGATGGGCGTGACGCTGATGCGGTATATACCGAAGAAAAATGCGTTGCCGGTTTCCTGGCTGTCGTGGGGCGCCGCCTGCTCGGCATTGGTGGTCACGCTGGTGGTCGGGTTGGTTAACACCACGTTCCATCATGAACATGCCAATCTGAGCGTGCTTTGTTTCGCGCTGTGGCTTAGTCAGTATCGTTACGATCGTCAGCGTTTTATCTGA
- a CDS encoding rhodanese-like domain-containing protein — protein MQEIMPFISRHPILSVAWIALLVAVIVLTVKSKLSKVKEVARGEAIQLINKEDAVVVDTRNRDDYRRGHIAGALNLLPNDIKNGSLSELEKHKAQPVIVVCANGMASREPAESLLKAGFERVVILKDGLAGWSGENLPLVRGK, from the coding sequence ATGCAAGAGATTATGCCATTCATCAGCCGACACCCGATTCTGAGCGTGGCCTGGATTGCCCTGCTGGTCGCGGTCATTGTGCTTACGGTGAAGAGTAAACTGTCCAAGGTAAAAGAAGTGGCTCGTGGTGAAGCGATCCAACTGATTAATAAAGAAGATGCGGTGGTGGTAGACACCCGTAATCGCGATGATTACCGTCGTGGACATATTGCCGGCGCCCTCAACCTGTTGCCGAACGACATCAAGAACGGCAGCCTGAGCGAACTGGAAAAACACAAAGCGCAGCCGGTGATTGTGGTGTGCGCCAACGGCATGGCATCCCGTGAACCGGCAGAGAGCCTGCTCAAGGCCGGCTTTGAGCGCGTTGTGATCCTGAAAGACGGCCTGGCTGGTTGGAGCGGCGAGAATCTCCCGCTGGTGCGCGGTAAATAA
- the secB gene encoding protein-export chaperone SecB has product MSEQNNGELTFQIQRIYTKDISFEAPNAPQVFQQEWNPEVKLDLDTASTQLADDVYEVVLRVTVTSTLGEETAFLCEVQQAGIFTVGGIEGTQLAHCLGAYCPNVLFPYARECITSLVSRGTFPQLNLAPVNFDALFMNYLEQQTGQDGTAQTLDA; this is encoded by the coding sequence ATGTCTGAACAAAACAACGGCGAACTGACTTTCCAGATCCAGCGTATCTACACCAAGGATATTTCTTTCGAAGCGCCGAACGCGCCGCAGGTGTTCCAGCAGGAATGGAACCCGGAAGTCAAACTGGACCTGGATACCGCATCCACCCAGTTGGCTGACGATGTGTACGAAGTGGTGCTGCGCGTGACCGTGACCTCCACCCTCGGCGAAGAAACCGCATTCTTGTGTGAAGTGCAACAGGCGGGCATTTTCACCGTTGGCGGCATCGAAGGCACCCAACTGGCCCACTGCCTGGGCGCTTACTGCCCGAACGTGCTGTTCCCGTACGCGCGCGAGTGCATCACCAGCCTGGTGTCCCGCGGTACTTTCCCGCAGTTGAACCTGGCTCCGGTTAACTTTGACGCTCTGTTCATGAACTATCTGGAACAGCAGACCGGGCAGGACGGCACCGCTCAGACGCTGGATGCCTGA
- the rfaF gene encoding ADP-heptose--LPS heptosyltransferase RfaF, which yields MKILVIGPSWVGDMMMSHSLYRTLKAEHPDAIIDVMAPTWCRPLLARMPEVHQALSMPLGHGMLALGERRRLGVSLREQRYDCAYVLPNSFKSALVPFFADIAYRTGWRGEMRYGLLNDLRVLDKAAFPLMVQRYVALAYDRARIHTAADLPQPLLWPQLAVNDAEIADVAAAFNLTDARPLIGFCPGAEFGPAKRWPHYHYGSLAQTLIEQGYQVVLFGSNNDRQAGEDIRQTLSADAREHCINLAGQTALDQAVVLIAACQAIVSNDSGLMHVAAALNRPLVALYGPSSPDFTPPLSHQAEVIRLITGYHRVRKGDAERGYHQSLIDIQPQQVLDALSRYLPAKGEPA from the coding sequence ATGAAAATTCTGGTTATCGGTCCTTCCTGGGTGGGCGATATGATGATGTCGCACAGTCTTTACCGCACCCTGAAGGCCGAACACCCGGACGCCATCATCGATGTGATGGCGCCGACCTGGTGTCGCCCGCTGCTGGCGCGCATGCCCGAAGTGCATCAGGCATTGTCCATGCCGCTGGGGCACGGCATGCTGGCGCTCGGCGAACGCCGGCGATTGGGCGTATCGTTGCGTGAGCAGCGATACGACTGCGCCTATGTACTGCCCAATTCCTTCAAATCGGCGCTGGTGCCTTTTTTCGCCGACATTGCGTATCGCACCGGCTGGCGCGGTGAAATGCGTTACGGCCTGCTCAATGACCTACGGGTTCTGGACAAAGCCGCTTTCCCGCTGATGGTGCAGCGCTATGTCGCGCTGGCTTATGACCGCGCGCGCATCCATACCGCCGCTGATTTGCCTCAACCTTTGTTGTGGCCGCAGTTGGCGGTAAACGACGCTGAAATTGCGGATGTCGCCGCCGCCTTTAATCTGACCGACGCCCGGCCGCTGATCGGCTTTTGCCCCGGCGCCGAGTTCGGTCCGGCCAAACGCTGGCCGCATTACCACTACGGCTCGCTGGCGCAAACGCTGATTGAACAGGGTTATCAGGTCGTCTTGTTCGGTTCGAACAACGACCGTCAGGCGGGTGAGGACATCCGTCAAACCCTGAGTGCCGATGCCCGCGAACATTGTATCAATCTGGCCGGGCAGACGGCGCTGGATCAGGCGGTGGTGTTGATCGCCGCCTGTCAGGCGATCGTCAGCAACGACTCAGGTCTGATGCACGTGGCGGCGGCGCTCAACCGCCCGCTGGTGGCGCTGTACGGCCCCAGCAGCCCGGACTTCACGCCGCCGCTCTCCCACCAGGCTGAGGTTATCCGCCTGATCACCGGTTATCACCGGGTGCGCAAAGGCGATGCCGAACGAGGGTATCATCAGAGCCTGATCGACATTCAGCCGCAACAGGTGCTGGACGCCCTGTCACGCTATCTGCCCGCCAAAGGGGAGCCTGCATGA
- the rfaQ gene encoding putative lipopolysaccharide heptosyltransferase III codes for MTSPHKVELRRILITKFRHHGDVLLTSPLFSILRQRYPDAQIDALVFTDTAEMLSLHPAIDHLHTVDKKWKKLGMFGHLAQEWALLKTLRAQRYDAIIHLTESMRGLWIARLAGIPLGVTFRNSARDKLSFWKKTFQYRVPRISRRHTVESHLDTLRVLGIQPEPQARRLHLVAGEDADRAVDQKLRAQQWQGQPFIVVHPTSRWLFKCWKSSAMAETINTLCERGHTIVLSASPAENEMAMIADIKSRLTHPVLDLAGQLTLKQLASLIGNAQLLLGVDSVPMHIASAMQTPVVALFGPSGEDEWAPWMTVNRVIVSDRHPCRPCGKDGCGGSKVSDCLQQISVQQVLLAVDSALLEAQG; via the coding sequence GTGACCTCACCGCACAAGGTTGAACTCCGGCGAATCCTTATTACCAAATTCCGCCATCATGGCGATGTGTTGCTGACATCGCCGCTGTTTTCCATTCTGCGCCAGCGTTACCCTGACGCCCAAATCGACGCGTTGGTGTTTACCGACACGGCGGAAATGCTGTCGCTGCATCCGGCGATTGACCACCTTCATACCGTCGACAAGAAATGGAAAAAACTCGGGATGTTCGGTCATCTGGCGCAAGAGTGGGCGCTGCTGAAAACGCTGCGGGCGCAACGTTATGACGCCATCATTCATCTGACCGAGAGTATGCGCGGTTTATGGATCGCACGTCTGGCGGGCATCCCGCTCGGCGTCACCTTTCGCAACAGCGCACGCGACAAACTGTCGTTCTGGAAAAAGACCTTTCAGTATCGTGTACCGCGCATCTCACGCCGTCACACGGTGGAATCCCATCTCGATACCTTGCGGGTGCTGGGGATCCAGCCAGAACCGCAAGCACGTCGGTTACATCTGGTCGCCGGCGAAGACGCCGATCGGGCGGTAGACCAGAAACTACGGGCCCAGCAATGGCAGGGGCAACCCTTCATCGTGGTTCATCCAACATCGCGCTGGCTGTTCAAATGCTGGAAGAGCAGCGCTATGGCGGAAACCATCAACACCCTGTGCGAACGCGGCCACACCATCGTGCTCAGCGCGTCACCAGCAGAAAACGAGATGGCGATGATCGCCGACATTAAGTCGCGCCTGACCCATCCGGTGCTGGATCTGGCCGGTCAACTGACGCTCAAACAACTGGCGAGCCTGATCGGCAACGCGCAACTGCTGTTGGGCGTGGACTCGGTGCCGATGCATATCGCGTCTGCGATGCAAACGCCGGTGGTGGCGCTGTTCGGCCCCAGCGGAGAGGACGAATGGGCGCCGTGGATGACCGTCAACCGGGTAATCGTCTCCGACCGCCACCCTTGCCGCCCCTGCGGTAAAGACGGCTGCGGCGGCAGCAAGGTCAGCGACTGTCTGCAGCAAATCAGCGTTCAGCAGGTATTGCTGGCGGTTGATTCAGCACTGCTGGAGGCGCAGGGATGA
- a CDS encoding glycosyltransferase family 4 protein — protein MKLAIVRQKYRPDGGAERFVSRALDALSNHRSLDVSVITRSWDGAEQANRNVIICNPRITGRVQRESAFAQAAQQHFAAFDLVQSHERIPGCHVYRAGDGVHQSWLTQRARILNPLQRRLLWWSGFHRYVMAQEQAMYQHPSLKAVICNSQMVADEIRRYFGVPADKIHLIYNGVNTDTFTPGLRAAYRRDLREQLGVPPNAPVMLFVGSGFERKGLAGAIHAISGVPQHPHLMVVGKDKHSRRYQRLARRLGVAERVHFVGMQPDTRPYYGAADMLLLPTLYDPFPNVVLEAMASGLGVITSQQCGGKEFIQPGVNGFVCDSLDYDGLRQSVRQACETGFDGFGEQARAKVERYDLRFLSDNMLKLYEQLI, from the coding sequence ATGAAACTAGCGATCGTGCGGCAGAAATACCGTCCGGACGGCGGGGCGGAACGCTTCGTTTCCAGAGCGCTCGACGCGCTCAGTAATCACCGTTCACTGGATGTCAGCGTCATCACCCGCAGTTGGGACGGCGCGGAACAGGCCAACCGCAACGTTATCATCTGTAACCCGCGCATTACCGGCCGGGTTCAGCGTGAAAGCGCGTTCGCACAGGCCGCTCAGCAACACTTCGCCGCGTTCGATCTGGTGCAGAGCCACGAACGGATCCCGGGCTGCCATGTTTACCGCGCCGGCGACGGCGTTCATCAGTCCTGGCTGACCCAACGCGCGCGGATTCTCAACCCGTTGCAGCGGCGTCTGCTGTGGTGGTCCGGTTTTCACCGCTATGTGATGGCGCAGGAGCAGGCGATGTATCAGCATCCCTCGCTGAAAGCCGTGATCTGCAACTCGCAGATGGTGGCGGATGAAATTCGCCGCTACTTTGGCGTGCCTGCCGATAAAATCCATCTGATTTACAACGGGGTGAATACCGACACCTTTACCCCCGGCCTGCGCGCCGCCTACCGCCGCGATCTGCGTGAGCAACTGGGTGTGCCGCCCAACGCGCCGGTGATGCTGTTTGTCGGCTCCGGTTTCGAGCGCAAAGGGCTGGCGGGCGCTATTCACGCCATCAGCGGCGTTCCTCAGCATCCGCACCTGATGGTGGTGGGGAAAGATAAACACAGCCGCCGTTATCAGCGTCTGGCCCGGCGGCTCGGCGTTGCCGAGAGGGTTCATTTCGTCGGTATGCAGCCGGATACCCGGCCTTACTACGGTGCGGCGGATATGCTGCTGCTGCCGACGCTGTACGACCCGTTCCCGAATGTGGTGCTGGAAGCGATGGCCAGCGGGCTGGGGGTGATTACCTCACAACAGTGCGGCGGCAAAGAGTTTATCCAGCCGGGTGTGAACGGGTTTGTTTGCGACTCGCTGGACTATGACGGTCTGCGCCAGTCGGTGCGACAGGCTTGTGAAACCGGGTTCGACGGGTTTGGCGAGCAGGCGAGAGCCAAAGTGGAACGCTACGATCTGCGCTTTCTGAGCGATAACATGCTCAAGCTCTATGAACAGTTGATTTGA
- the rfaD gene encoding ADP-glyceromanno-heptose 6-epimerase, with translation MIIVTGGAGFIGSNIVKALNDDGYRDILVVDNLKDGTKFANLVDLDIADYMDKEDFIASIVAGDDLGDIDVVFHEGACSSTTEWDGKYMMDNNYQYSKDVLHYCLERGIPFMYASSAATYGGRTDNFVEDRQYEQPLNVYGYSKFLFDQYVREILPQTSSQICGFRYFNVYGPREGHKGSMASVAFHLNNQINQGEKPKLFAGSENFKRDFVYVGDVAAVNLWFWQHEVSGIFNCGTGRAESFQAVADAVLDYHQKDGVEYIPFPEKLQGRYQAYTQADLTNLRDAGYNEPFKTVAEGVADYLVWLNRNA, from the coding sequence ATGATTATCGTAACTGGCGGCGCTGGCTTCATCGGCAGCAATATCGTGAAGGCGCTGAATGATGACGGGTACCGGGATATTCTGGTGGTCGACAATCTTAAAGATGGCACCAAGTTCGCCAATCTGGTCGATCTGGACATCGCTGACTATATGGATAAGGAAGACTTCATCGCCAGTATCGTTGCCGGTGACGATCTGGGCGATATCGACGTTGTTTTCCACGAAGGCGCCTGTTCCTCCACCACCGAGTGGGATGGTAAGTACATGATGGATAATAACTATCAGTACTCCAAGGACGTGTTGCACTACTGCCTGGAGCGCGGGATTCCATTCATGTATGCCTCTTCCGCCGCGACCTACGGCGGCCGCACCGACAACTTCGTGGAAGACCGCCAGTATGAGCAGCCGTTGAACGTCTACGGCTATTCCAAATTCCTGTTCGACCAGTATGTGCGTGAAATTCTGCCGCAGACCAGCTCACAGATTTGCGGCTTTCGCTACTTCAACGTCTACGGACCGCGCGAAGGCCACAAAGGCAGCATGGCCAGCGTGGCATTCCACCTGAATAACCAGATCAATCAGGGTGAAAAACCAAAACTGTTCGCCGGCAGCGAAAACTTCAAACGCGACTTCGTCTATGTCGGCGACGTGGCGGCGGTGAACCTGTGGTTCTGGCAACACGAAGTTTCCGGCATATTCAACTGCGGTACCGGGCGCGCCGAGTCCTTCCAGGCCGTGGCGGATGCCGTACTGGACTACCACCAGAAAGACGGCGTGGAGTACATCCCCTTCCCGGAAAAACTGCAAGGCCGCTATCAGGCCTACACGCAGGCAGACCTCACCAACCTGCGCGACGCTGGTTACAACGAGCCCTTCAAAACCGTAGCGGAAGGGGTCGCCGACTACCTGGTCTGGCTGAACCGCAACGCCTGA
- the envC gene encoding murein hydrolase activator EnvC, producing MSKKAFSVPLPTGRDKLLIRCASVLCVGVLLLPCPGWSDDGQQQLKSLQQDIAEKEKSVREQQQRRSALLDQLKKQEQSIAQSTRQLRDTRSTLERLNQDVGGLNASIATLQTQQKTQETLLAKQLDAAFRQGQHGALQLILSGEESQRRERILAYFNYLNQAREQSIAALQQTRTQLAGQKQQLEQKQAQQKRLLGAQQQQQKTLELVQGERQKTLGALENALEKDQQQLTELRQNETRLRDQIARAEREAKARAEREAREAARLREKEEQAKRSGASYKPTEQERSLMARTGGLGQPAGQYVWPVRGRTLHRFGEPLQGELRWKGLVIGASEGTEVRAIADGTVLMADWLQGYGQVVVLEHGKGDMSLYGYNQSALVSVGAQVKAGQPVALVGNSGGQNQPALYFEIRRQGQAVNPLPWLGR from the coding sequence ATGAGCAAAAAAGCGTTCTCTGTACCGTTGCCGACGGGTCGTGACAAACTGTTAATCCGGTGCGCCAGTGTGCTTTGTGTCGGCGTACTGCTGTTGCCATGCCCCGGCTGGAGCGACGACGGCCAGCAGCAGTTGAAATCGCTGCAACAGGATATCGCAGAGAAGGAAAAAAGCGTTCGGGAACAGCAACAACGCCGCAGCGCCCTGCTTGATCAACTGAAAAAGCAGGAACAATCGATAGCCCAGTCCACCCGTCAGCTACGCGACACCCGTTCCACCCTTGAGCGCCTGAATCAGGATGTCGGCGGCCTGAACGCCTCCATCGCCACACTGCAAACCCAGCAGAAAACGCAGGAAACCCTGCTGGCGAAACAGCTGGATGCCGCGTTCCGTCAGGGCCAGCATGGCGCCCTGCAATTGATCCTCAGCGGTGAGGAAAGCCAGCGTCGCGAGCGCATCCTCGCCTACTTCAACTACCTGAATCAGGCGCGCGAGCAATCCATCGCCGCGCTACAGCAAACCCGCACGCAGCTTGCCGGCCAGAAGCAGCAACTGGAGCAGAAACAGGCGCAGCAAAAACGCTTGCTCGGCGCCCAACAGCAGCAGCAGAAGACGCTGGAACTGGTGCAAGGCGAACGTCAGAAGACGTTGGGCGCACTGGAAAACGCACTGGAAAAAGACCAGCAACAATTGACGGAGCTGCGCCAGAACGAAACCCGCCTGCGCGACCAGATTGCGCGGGCGGAACGGGAAGCCAAGGCGCGAGCGGAACGCGAAGCCCGTGAAGCCGCCCGCCTGCGCGAAAAAGAAGAGCAGGCCAAACGCAGCGGCGCCAGCTATAAGCCCACTGAACAGGAGCGTTCGCTGATGGCGCGCACCGGCGGTCTGGGCCAACCGGCCGGCCAGTATGTGTGGCCGGTGCGCGGCCGCACGCTGCACCGTTTCGGCGAACCGTTGCAGGGCGAACTGCGCTGGAAAGGGCTGGTGATCGGCGCCTCCGAAGGCACCGAGGTACGCGCCATCGCCGACGGCACCGTGCTGATGGCCGACTGGCTGCAAGGCTATGGTCAGGTGGTGGTGCTGGAACACGGCAAAGGCGACATGAGTCTGTATGGCTATAACCAGAGCGCGCTGGTGTCGGTAGGCGCGCAGGTGAAAGCCGGTCAGCCGGTGGCGCTGGTCGGCAACAGCGGTGGGCAGAATCAACCCGCCCTCTATTTTGAAATTCGGCGTCAGGGACAGGCGGTCAACCCCTTACCCTGGCTAGGAAGGTAG
- the rfaC gene encoding lipopolysaccharide heptosyltransferase RfaC, translated as MRVLIVKTSSMGDVLHTLPALTDAMQVIHGIQFDWVVEEGFAQIPGWHPAVDRVISVALRRWRKSWFSRETRTERAAFKKQLRERRYDAVIDAQGLLKSAVLVTRLTLGNKHGLDWKSAREPLASWFYQYRHPISRQQHAVERIRELFSVSLNYRKPTEQGDYAIAARFLSAHPADSQPYLVFLHATTRDEKHWPEAHWRELITLAEPRGLRIKLPWGAEHEHQRAQRLAAGFSHVDVLPRLTLEQVAGVLAGAQAVVSVDTGLSHLTAALDRPNITLYGPTDPGLIGGYGQNQHVCRPAGSRDLADLRAADVWQHCASLLTELTE; from the coding sequence ATGAGGGTACTGATCGTCAAAACGTCTTCAATGGGCGATGTGCTGCACACACTGCCCGCACTCACCGATGCGATGCAGGTGATTCACGGCATCCAGTTCGACTGGGTAGTGGAAGAAGGTTTTGCCCAGATCCCCGGCTGGCATCCGGCGGTTGACCGCGTCATTTCGGTGGCGCTCCGCCGCTGGCGCAAAAGCTGGTTCAGCCGTGAAACCCGCACAGAGCGGGCCGCGTTCAAAAAGCAGCTGCGTGAAAGGCGCTACGATGCGGTCATTGATGCGCAGGGGTTGCTGAAAAGCGCGGTGCTGGTGACCCGTCTGACCCTCGGCAACAAGCACGGGCTGGACTGGAAAAGCGCCCGCGAGCCGCTGGCCAGTTGGTTTTATCAGTATCGACATCCGATCAGTCGCCAGCAGCACGCGGTAGAACGCATTCGGGAACTGTTTTCCGTCAGCCTGAACTACCGTAAACCGACGGAGCAAGGCGATTATGCCATCGCGGCGCGTTTTCTGTCGGCGCACCCCGCCGACAGCCAGCCGTATCTGGTGTTTCTGCATGCCACCACCCGGGATGAAAAACACTGGCCGGAAGCGCACTGGCGCGAACTGATCACGCTGGCCGAACCGCGCGGACTGCGCATCAAGTTGCCCTGGGGCGCGGAGCACGAGCACCAGCGGGCGCAACGGCTGGCAGCCGGATTTTCCCACGTGGATGTGCTGCCCCGGCTGACGCTGGAACAGGTCGCGGGCGTGCTGGCAGGCGCGCAAGCCGTGGTTTCGGTGGATACCGGGCTCAGTCATCTCACCGCCGCGCTCGACCGCCCCAACATCACGTTGTACGGCCCGACCGATCCGGGGTTGATTGGCGGCTACGGCCAAAACCAGCATGTCTGCCGTCCGGCAGGCAGCCGCGATCTGGCGGATCTCCGCGCCGCCGATGTGTGGCAGCACTGTGCGTCGTTATTGACTGAATTAACTGAATAA
- a CDS encoding divergent polysaccharide deacetylase family protein, translating into MVLTGMVLTGALLAPPVWAGKLALVIDDFGYRPHNENQVLAMPTAISVAVLPNAPYARDMATKAHAQGREVLIHLPMAPMSKQPLERDTLRPDMSSEEIARILRDAVSKVPYAVGLNNHMGSAMTASLPGMQKVMQAMTAYRLYFLDSMTIGSSQASRAAAGTGIKVLKRKVFLDDTQNVADIRRQFSRAVEMAQRSGSAIAIGHPHPTTIQVLQQMLPTLPADIVLVRPSQLLNEPEPRYEPVPTYLASQPTAPAQKRRHPIQVCAIKQPLPVISQPELWRQLGRNLATSPAVSYLKQHWQTWLG; encoded by the coding sequence ATGGTTCTCACTGGCATGGTTCTCACCGGCGCACTGCTGGCCCCTCCCGTCTGGGCAGGCAAACTGGCGCTGGTGATCGACGATTTCGGCTACCGCCCGCATAACGAAAATCAGGTGCTGGCGATGCCCACCGCCATTTCCGTGGCGGTTCTGCCTAATGCGCCGTACGCCCGCGACATGGCGACCAAGGCCCATGCACAAGGCCGAGAAGTGTTAATCCACCTGCCGATGGCGCCGATGAGCAAGCAGCCGCTGGAGCGGGACACGCTGCGCCCCGACATGAGCAGCGAGGAAATCGCGCGCATCCTGCGCGACGCGGTCAGCAAGGTGCCTTACGCCGTCGGGCTGAACAACCACATGGGCAGCGCCATGACCGCCAGCCTGCCGGGCATGCAGAAAGTGATGCAGGCGATGACCGCCTATCGCCTCTATTTTCTCGACAGCATGACCATCGGCAGCAGCCAGGCCAGCCGGGCGGCGGCAGGCACCGGCATCAAGGTGCTTAAACGCAAAGTGTTTCTGGACGATACCCAGAACGTCGCCGACATCCGGCGCCAGTTCAGCCGGGCGGTGGAGATGGCGCAACGCAGCGGGTCTGCCATCGCCATCGGCCACCCTCATCCCACCACCATTCAGGTGTTGCAGCAAATGTTGCCGACGCTGCCGGCCGATATCGTGCTGGTGCGTCCCAGTCAATTGCTGAACGAACCGGAACCGCGCTATGAGCCGGTGCCGACGTACCTTGCCTCGCAACCGACCGCTCCGGCGCAAAAACGCCGGCACCCCATTCAGGTCTGCGCGATCAAACAACCGTTGCCGGTTATCTCTCAGCCGGAGCTATGGCGACAGCTTGGACGTAATCTGGCAACCAGCCCTGCCGTCAGCTACCTGAAACAGCACTGGCAGACCTGGCTGGGATAA
- the gpsA gene encoding NAD(P)H-dependent glycerol-3-phosphate dehydrogenase gives MNSSDAAMTVIGAGSYGTALAITVARNGHRVVLWGHDPVHIQALQAARCNQAFLPDVPFPNTLQLETELSQALAASRNILVVVPSHVFGDVLRQLKPHLRADARLVWATKGLEAETGRLLQDVAREALGNTIPLAVLSGPTFAKELAAGLPTAIALASTDQPFSDDLQHLLHCGKSFRVYSNPDFVGVQLGGAVKNVIAIGAGMSDGMGFGANARTALITRGLAEMTRLGVALGADPTTFMGMAGLGDLVLTCTDNQSRNRRFGLMLGQGLDVVSAQNQIGQVVEGYRNTKEVMALAQRYGVEMPITEQLWQVLYCGKDAREAALSLLGRARKDESASL, from the coding sequence ATGAACTCGTCTGACGCCGCTATGACGGTGATCGGTGCCGGATCTTACGGCACCGCACTGGCGATCACGGTGGCCCGCAACGGCCACCGTGTCGTGCTCTGGGGTCATGACCCCGTGCATATTCAGGCGCTGCAGGCCGCGCGGTGCAATCAGGCGTTCCTGCCCGACGTGCCGTTCCCGAATACGCTGCAACTGGAAACGGAATTGTCGCAGGCGCTGGCCGCCAGCCGCAACATTCTGGTGGTGGTGCCGAGCCATGTGTTTGGCGATGTGCTGCGCCAGCTCAAACCCCACTTGCGGGCGGACGCGCGACTGGTGTGGGCCACTAAGGGGCTGGAAGCGGAAACCGGCCGTCTGTTGCAGGACGTCGCCCGCGAAGCGCTGGGTAATACCATCCCGCTGGCGGTGCTCTCTGGGCCGACTTTCGCCAAAGAACTGGCGGCCGGGTTGCCTACCGCGATCGCGCTGGCATCGACCGATCAGCCGTTTTCCGACGATTTGCAACATCTGCTGCACTGCGGCAAAAGTTTTCGCGTCTACAGCAACCCCGACTTTGTCGGCGTGCAGTTGGGAGGCGCAGTGAAGAACGTGATTGCCATCGGCGCCGGCATGTCTGACGGCATGGGGTTCGGCGCCAATGCGCGTACCGCGCTTATCACCCGTGGCCTGGCCGAAATGACGCGGCTGGGCGTGGCGCTGGGGGCTGACCCGACCACGTTTATGGGCATGGCGGGGTTGGGCGATCTGGTGCTGACCTGTACCGACAACCAGTCACGCAACCGCCGTTTCGGCCTGATGCTGGGACAAGGGTTGGATGTGGTCAGCGCCCAGAACCAGATTGGTCAGGTGGTGGAAGGCTACCGTAATACCAAGGAAGTGATGGCGCTGGCGCAGCGTTACGGTGTGGAAATGCCGATCACCGAGCAGCTCTGGCAGGTGCTGTATTGCGGTAAAGACGCGCGCGAAGCGGCGTTGAGCCTGCTGGGCCGGGCGCGCAAAGACGAAAGCGCCAGCCTATGA